From one Phycisphaerales bacterium genomic stretch:
- the prmC gene encoding peptide chain release factor N(5)-glutamine methyltransferase encodes MTASTSAAETWTTRRLLHWTTEFFTRKSLDSPRLCAELLLAHVIGCERMRLYMETERPAAPEELKTLRGLVERAGRHEPVQYLLGEAWFYTRPFAVTPAVLIPRPATERIVEEVLQTARAGAQQETAMTVIDIGTGSGILAVTLAAVLPAARIIATDICAEALAVARGNAARHGVTDRIEFVEGSLLEPLADRRPPVRADVLVSNPPYISDSEWDDVAPNVRDYEPALALRAGADGLDILRPLIAEAHHFIRPGGRLLLEIAASQEAAVNSLAAVNPALSSVRVLKDYEDLPRVLSATTESHGA; translated from the coding sequence GTGACCGCCTCCACCAGCGCCGCCGAAACCTGGACGACGCGCCGCCTCCTCCACTGGACGACGGAGTTCTTCACGCGCAAATCGCTCGATTCGCCAAGGCTTTGCGCTGAACTGCTCCTGGCGCACGTGATCGGCTGCGAACGGATGCGGCTCTACATGGAGACGGAGCGGCCGGCGGCGCCCGAGGAACTCAAGACACTGCGAGGCCTCGTCGAACGGGCCGGCCGGCACGAGCCTGTCCAGTATCTGCTGGGCGAGGCCTGGTTCTACACCCGGCCCTTTGCCGTCACGCCCGCCGTGCTCATCCCCCGCCCTGCCACCGAGCGGATCGTCGAGGAGGTCCTGCAGACCGCCCGCGCGGGTGCGCAGCAAGAGACGGCGATGACGGTCATCGACATCGGCACCGGCAGCGGCATCCTCGCCGTCACCCTCGCCGCCGTGCTGCCCGCGGCGCGGATCATCGCTACGGATATTTGCGCCGAGGCGCTCGCCGTGGCCCGAGGCAATGCCGCCCGGCACGGCGTGACCGATCGAATCGAGTTCGTTGAAGGCTCGCTGCTGGAGCCGCTGGCGGACCGCCGTCCTCCGGTTCGGGCGGATGTGCTCGTCTCGAATCCTCCTTACATTTCGGATTCGGAGTGGGACGACGTGGCGCCGAACGTGCGCGATTACGAGCCGGCCTTGGCGCTGCGCGCCGGCGCGGATGGCCTGGACATCCTGCGGCCGCTGATTGCCGAGGCTCACCACTTCATCAGGCCCGGCGGGCGGCTGCTGCTCGAGATCGCCGCCTCGCAGGAGGCGGCAGTGAACTCGCTCGCCGCAGTCAATCCTGCGCTCAGTAGCGTGCGCGTGCTGAAGGATTACGAAGACCTGCCGCGCGTTCTGTCGGCCACGACTGAATCACACGGCGCTTGA
- a CDS encoding nucleotide exchange factor GrpE, with protein sequence MSERELHEDELDQAPDDGDTVDETQALIEQLTAERDEATAKYQRALADFQNFQRRAYANEEQARLRARADLIRELVPALENLDLVSEQDLGPGSEKSVQQGVRMVRDEILKVLSAHGAARIEVQPGDEFDPNRHEAMMRIDAPGIEANHIAQQMQVGYAVGNIVVRPAKVALARGEQ encoded by the coding sequence ATGAGCGAACGAGAACTTCACGAGGACGAACTCGACCAGGCGCCGGACGACGGCGACACCGTCGATGAAACGCAGGCGCTTATCGAGCAGCTCACAGCCGAGCGCGACGAAGCGACGGCCAAGTACCAGCGCGCGCTGGCCGACTTCCAGAACTTTCAGCGCCGCGCCTACGCCAACGAGGAGCAGGCTCGCCTTCGCGCGCGGGCGGATCTGATCCGCGAACTCGTGCCGGCGCTCGAGAATCTTGACCTCGTCAGCGAGCAGGACCTCGGCCCGGGAAGCGAGAAGAGCGTGCAGCAGGGCGTGCGCATGGTGCGCGATGAGATCCTCAAGGTGCTGTCCGCCCACGGCGCCGCGCGGATCGAAGTGCAGCCGGGTGATGAGTTCGATCCGAACCGGCACGAGGCGATGATGCGTATTGACGCCCCGGGAATCGAAGCCAATCACATTGCCCAGCAGATGCAGGTCGGCTACGCAGTGGGCAATATCGTCGTGCGGCCGGCCAAGGTCGCGCTGGCGCGAGGCGAGCAGTGA
- a CDS encoding zinc ribbon domain-containing protein, which translates to MPTYDYVCRACGHEFELFQSMTDSVKRKCPKCAKAKLERLIGTGAGVIFKGSGFYQTDYRSEGYKKAADAEKKPAGESGGKESKDSKPGSCACGEGTCAAKPADSAKGSKNGKAK; encoded by the coding sequence ATGCCAACGTATGACTATGTCTGCCGCGCCTGCGGCCACGAGTTTGAACTCTTCCAGTCGATGACCGATTCGGTCAAGCGCAAGTGCCCCAAGTGCGCCAAGGCGAAACTTGAACGCCTCATCGGCACCGGGGCCGGCGTGATCTTCAAGGGCAGCGGCTTTTACCAGACCGATTATCGATCGGAAGGTTACAAGAAGGCCGCCGACGCGGAGAAGAAGCCGGCGGGCGAAAGCGGCGGCAAGGAGTCCAAGGACAGCAAGCCGGGCTCCTGCGCCTGCGGCGAAGGAACGTGTGCCGCAAAGCCGGCCGACTCCGCCAAAGGCAGTAAGAACGGCAAGGCGAAGTAG
- the dnaJ gene encoding molecular chaperone DnaJ, which produces MATTRDYYEVLGVERTANGDEIKRSYRRLAMKYHPDRNPGNAEAEAKFKEAAEAYEVLSDDSRRRAYDQYGHAGLRGTPGHDFRSMDPQDIFSMFDEIFGGGFGGASRGGGRRRQQGVARGYDLETQVEITLEQVLSGTTAEVDFTRLDVCDTCHGEGAKPGTKRTPCQTCGGHGQVAQSGLGGMFRMVTTCPTCRGQGTIITEPCETCRGQGRVPKRRRLEVKIPPGIRSGQAVAIRGEGEPPSPEQAPHGQGIRGDLHVVVRVTPHKVFEREEDNLTIRLPISFTQAALGAKVRIPTLDGEHEVVVPKATQHGRVVKVANQGLPNLRSGRRGDLLVQLSIEIPQRLTPRQEALLREYAETEDHSVLPETQGFWNRIKDFLAGKED; this is translated from the coding sequence ATGGCCACCACGCGCGACTACTACGAAGTGCTCGGCGTCGAGCGGACGGCGAATGGAGACGAGATCAAGCGCTCCTATCGCCGCCTGGCCATGAAGTACCATCCGGATCGCAATCCCGGAAACGCAGAGGCCGAGGCGAAGTTCAAGGAAGCCGCCGAAGCCTACGAGGTCCTCAGCGACGACAGCCGCCGAAGGGCTTACGACCAGTACGGCCACGCGGGACTGCGCGGCACGCCGGGGCACGACTTCCGCTCGATGGATCCGCAGGACATCTTCTCGATGTTCGACGAGATTTTTGGCGGAGGCTTTGGCGGGGCATCGCGCGGAGGCGGGCGCCGCCGGCAGCAGGGCGTGGCGCGCGGCTACGACCTCGAGACCCAGGTCGAAATCACGCTCGAACAGGTCCTCTCGGGCACGACAGCCGAGGTCGACTTCACGCGCCTGGACGTCTGCGACACCTGCCACGGCGAAGGCGCCAAACCCGGCACCAAGCGCACGCCCTGCCAGACGTGCGGCGGGCATGGGCAAGTCGCTCAGTCGGGCCTCGGCGGGATGTTCCGCATGGTCACCACGTGCCCGACCTGCCGCGGGCAGGGCACGATCATCACCGAGCCGTGCGAGACGTGCCGTGGTCAGGGCCGAGTTCCCAAGCGCCGCCGGCTCGAGGTCAAGATACCGCCGGGCATCCGCTCGGGTCAGGCCGTGGCCATCCGCGGCGAGGGCGAGCCGCCATCCCCCGAGCAGGCGCCGCACGGCCAGGGAATACGGGGCGATCTGCACGTGGTCGTGCGCGTCACGCCGCACAAGGTCTTCGAACGCGAAGAGGACAACCTCACCATCCGCCTGCCAATCAGTTTCACGCAGGCGGCGCTGGGCGCCAAGGTCCGGATCCCGACACTCGATGGCGAGCACGAAGTCGTCGTGCCCAAGGCCACCCAGCACGGGCGGGTGGTGAAGGTGGCCAATCAGGGATTACCCAACCTTCGCAGCGGACGGCGCGGCGACTTGCTCGTTCAATTGAGCATCGAAATTCCGCAGCGCCTCACGCCCAGGCAGGAAGCGCTGCTGCGCGAGTATGCGGAGACGGAAGATCACTCGGTCCTGCCTGAGACGCAGGGCTTTTGGAATCGAATCAAGGACTTCCTGGCCGGGAAGGAAGACTGA
- a CDS encoding glycosyltransferase, with translation MRILMLGWEFPPFIAGGLGTACYGLTKALDALGHEITFVLPKAVNRSHASHVRLLSPEQVTAGDVARAEPVLRQYRATGEVPAGGGAALRAAEAYDFRTSEFSHVTFRAVPSGVSSPYGAGAGLTQEQIEELIRKGEYVRRGDAAQQGTPGGGQSLGEISAAQASTPGFLGLSRPSSGGDYGGDLIGDVRRYAELCVLLTRGEHYDVIHAHDWLTYPAGMAIARLTGIPLIVHLHSTEFDRSGENVNRQLYEIERRGMHSAMRVITVSFWTRNIAIHRYNVSPEKIRVVWNGVEQGQSPATAPTKIRPTDKIVLFLGRITMQKGPEYFIAAAKRVLEKIDNVKFVVAGSGDMVTRMIELAAQMGIGQKVLFTGFLRGDDVARAYKMADCYVMPSVSEPFGIAPLEAMSHDVPVIISKQSGVSEALTHVLKVDFWDVDEMANKIIAVLRHPPLRNTLKRNGAMELRLLTWDGAARKCVEVYHEAVAAMQRRKPRV, from the coding sequence ATGCGCATCCTGATGCTCGGCTGGGAATTCCCGCCGTTCATAGCCGGCGGACTTGGAACGGCCTGCTACGGCCTGACCAAGGCGCTCGATGCGCTCGGGCATGAGATCACCTTCGTCCTTCCCAAGGCCGTGAATCGCTCGCACGCCTCGCACGTGCGGCTGTTGAGCCCCGAGCAGGTGACGGCGGGGGACGTGGCTCGCGCCGAGCCGGTCCTGCGGCAATACCGAGCCACCGGCGAAGTGCCGGCCGGCGGCGGGGCGGCGCTGCGTGCCGCCGAGGCGTATGACTTCCGCACGTCGGAATTCTCGCACGTCACCTTTCGCGCCGTCCCGTCGGGCGTGAGTTCGCCCTATGGCGCCGGCGCGGGGCTGACGCAGGAGCAGATCGAGGAACTGATCCGCAAGGGCGAGTACGTGCGCCGCGGCGACGCTGCCCAGCAGGGCACACCCGGCGGCGGCCAGTCGCTGGGCGAAATCTCGGCGGCGCAGGCGAGCACGCCGGGCTTTCTCGGGCTCAGCCGGCCGTCCAGCGGCGGCGATTATGGCGGCGATCTGATCGGCGACGTGCGCCGCTACGCCGAACTGTGCGTGCTGCTCACTCGCGGCGAGCACTACGACGTCATCCACGCGCACGACTGGCTCACCTATCCCGCCGGCATGGCCATTGCGAGGCTCACGGGCATCCCGCTCATCGTCCACCTGCACTCGACCGAATTCGACCGCTCCGGCGAAAACGTCAACCGGCAGTTGTACGAGATCGAGCGCCGAGGCATGCACAGCGCAATGCGCGTGATCACCGTCAGCTTCTGGACGCGCAACATCGCCATCCACCGCTACAACGTGAGTCCGGAGAAAATCCGCGTGGTGTGGAACGGCGTGGAGCAGGGTCAGTCGCCCGCGACGGCGCCGACCAAGATCCGCCCGACGGACAAGATTGTGCTCTTCCTGGGCCGCATTACCATGCAGAAGGGGCCGGAGTATTTTATTGCCGCCGCGAAGCGCGTGCTGGAGAAGATCGACAACGTGAAGTTCGTCGTGGCCGGCTCAGGCGACATGGTGACGCGCATGATCGAACTCGCGGCGCAGATGGGCATCGGCCAGAAGGTCCTCTTCACGGGCTTTCTGCGCGGCGATGACGTGGCGCGGGCTTACAAGATGGCGGATTGCTACGTCATGCCCTCCGTCTCGGAGCCGTTCGGCATCGCGCCGCTGGAGGCCATGAGCCATGATGTACCGGTGATCATCTCCAAGCAGTCCGGCGTGTCCGAAGCGCTCACGCACGTGCTCAAGGTCGACTTCTGGGACGTGGACGAGATGGCCAACAAGATCATCGCAGTGCTCCGCCATCCACCGCTGCGCAACACGCTCAAGCGCAACGGCGCCATGGAACTTCGGCTGCTCACATGGGACGGCGCTGCGCGAAAGTGCGTCGAAGTCTACCATGAAGCGGTTGCCGCCATGCAGCGGCGCAAGCCGCGCGTCTGA
- a CDS encoding undecaprenyl/decaprenyl-phosphate alpha-N-acetylglucosaminyl 1-phosphate transferase, protein MLAELMQLVDQAQRQFGSLDDETGSSLLNLPTGGSTDAGAGATGASPGGILTANGVINDYLVVFMVAFLVTLIVTPLVRRIALKARIVDWPDQGRKVHREPVAYLGGVAVFAGLLSGIMTSYITALYHPTLATVPLNIVIAMAIIMFTGLFDDVFHWDPNLKVGLQFTAAAVLALDEQIGGRVAAGLLHPVEEFMNGAMGLAVNLSRLDIMPGSGSVEIDLVYWTGAIIIGAFVIGGCNAANLIDGLDGLLTGTTAIMAASLLVITLVVAAMFPHMAGQLTGTRVILCFALLGAALGFLPHNFRPASIFLGDAGSLLVGFTVIVIILLLGETGYTHLVFAGLIVFGLPILDTTLAIIRRRLNGMPISAPDDNHLHHMLKRTKLGVVGAVFVLYAISIAFSSVALLLVLLRARVVYALVIVMAGFIVVIGVKAARRKQQMADLDGLTIPRSRRAGGSVERIAPRPAPRAAPERSATLAAAESPGTEAV, encoded by the coding sequence ATGCTCGCGGAACTCATGCAGTTGGTCGATCAGGCGCAGCGCCAGTTTGGCTCGCTCGACGACGAGACCGGCAGCAGCCTGCTCAACTTGCCGACAGGCGGGAGCACCGATGCCGGCGCCGGGGCGACAGGAGCATCACCCGGCGGGATTCTCACCGCCAACGGCGTGATCAACGATTATCTCGTCGTCTTCATGGTGGCGTTCCTCGTGACGCTGATCGTCACACCGCTCGTGCGGCGCATCGCGCTCAAAGCGAGGATCGTTGACTGGCCCGACCAGGGGCGAAAGGTGCATCGCGAGCCGGTGGCGTACCTGGGCGGCGTGGCGGTGTTCGCCGGGCTGCTATCGGGCATCATGACCAGTTACATCACGGCTCTCTACCACCCTACGCTCGCAACCGTCCCTCTCAACATCGTGATCGCCATGGCGATCATCATGTTCACGGGTCTGTTCGACGACGTGTTTCACTGGGATCCCAATCTCAAGGTTGGGCTCCAATTCACCGCCGCCGCCGTGCTGGCGCTGGATGAGCAGATCGGTGGTCGCGTGGCCGCAGGGCTTCTGCATCCCGTCGAAGAATTCATGAATGGCGCGATGGGGCTGGCCGTCAATCTCTCGCGGCTGGACATCATGCCCGGATCGGGCTCGGTGGAGATCGACCTCGTCTACTGGACGGGCGCGATCATCATCGGGGCCTTCGTCATCGGCGGATGCAACGCGGCCAACCTCATCGACGGCCTCGACGGCCTGCTCACAGGCACGACGGCCATCATGGCCGCATCTCTGCTTGTCATCACGCTCGTGGTGGCGGCGATGTTTCCGCACATGGCGGGGCAACTCACCGGCACCCGCGTGATCCTGTGCTTCGCGCTGCTCGGCGCCGCGCTGGGCTTCCTGCCTCACAATTTCAGACCGGCGTCGATTTTTCTTGGCGACGCCGGGTCGCTGCTGGTCGGCTTTACCGTCATCGTGATCATCCTGCTGCTCGGGGAGACCGGCTACACCCACCTGGTCTTTGCCGGGCTCATTGTCTTCGGCCTGCCGATTCTCGACACGACGCTGGCCATCATCCGCCGCCGACTCAATGGCATGCCCATTTCCGCTCCGGATGACAACCACCTCCACCACATGCTCAAGCGAACCAAACTGGGCGTGGTCGGGGCCGTGTTTGTCCTGTACGCGATCAGCATCGCCTTTTCGAGCGTCGCGCTGCTGCTCGTGCTGCTGCGGGCGCGCGTCGTGTACGCGCTGGTCATCGTCATGGCGGGGTTCATCGTGGTGATCGGCGTCAAAGCCGCGCGGCGCAAGCAGCAGATGGCCGACCTCGACGGGCTCACCATACCGCGCAGTCGCAGGGCCGGCGGATCCGTCGAGCGGATCGCGCCCCGGCCTGCGCCTCGCGCTGCACCCGAGCGGTCCGCCACCCTCGCCGCCGCCGAGAGCCCCGGCACCGAGGCGGTCTGA
- the groL gene encoding chaperonin GroEL (60 kDa chaperone family; promotes refolding of misfolded polypeptides especially under stressful conditions; forms two stacked rings of heptamers to form a barrel-shaped 14mer; ends can be capped by GroES; misfolded proteins enter the barrel where they are refolded when GroES binds) → MSTKQMMFGNEAQVEIRKGVTRLADAVRVTMGPVGRNVLIQKSYGGPTVTKDGVSVAKEIDLAEAFENMGAKLVMQVAKKTADKAGDGTTAATVLAEAIFGQGLRYVAAGHNSVELQRGITAAAEVACSAIEGMAVKCKGRDDYEKVATVSANHDREIGKLIAEAIDKVGSEGVVEVEEGKTSEMVLEYVEGMQFDKGYLSPYFMTDPATAECVLEDVSILIHEKKISNLSDFLPLLNRVAGSGRPLLIIAEDVENEALAALVVNRLRGVLRVCAVKAPGFGDRRKAMLGDIATLTGGTFFSEDLGRSLESIELSDLGSAKKIVVNKDNTTIVQGAGKKKDIQARAEQIRTQYDRSTSDYDREKLMERLAKLTSGVAILNVGAATETAMKERKDRVKDALAATRAAAKEGYVAGGGVALIRAIDAVIDGRKKAKGDQKFGFDIVAAALEAPASQIAENAGEDGDVVVEKVREGKGNFGFNAATGEFVDLVKAGIIDPALVVRTALQNAASVAGLMLTTDVLVTELKDEKEPTEGAVA, encoded by the coding sequence GTGCTCATTCAGAAGTCCTATGGCGGGCCGACCGTCACCAAGGACGGCGTGTCGGTCGCCAAGGAGATCGATCTGGCCGAGGCGTTCGAGAACATGGGCGCCAAACTGGTCATGCAGGTCGCCAAGAAGACCGCCGACAAGGCCGGCGACGGCACCACGGCCGCGACGGTGCTCGCCGAGGCCATCTTTGGCCAGGGGCTGCGCTACGTCGCCGCCGGCCACAACTCCGTTGAACTACAGCGCGGCATTACCGCCGCCGCCGAGGTCGCGTGCAGCGCCATCGAGGGCATGGCCGTCAAGTGCAAGGGCCGCGACGACTACGAGAAAGTCGCCACCGTCTCGGCCAACCACGATCGCGAGATCGGCAAACTGATTGCCGAGGCGATCGACAAGGTCGGATCGGAGGGCGTCGTCGAAGTCGAAGAAGGCAAGACGTCCGAGATGGTGCTCGAATACGTCGAAGGCATGCAGTTTGACAAAGGCTATCTCAGTCCGTACTTCATGACCGATCCCGCAACCGCCGAGTGCGTGCTCGAAGACGTCTCAATCCTCATTCACGAGAAGAAGATCAGTAACCTTTCCGACTTCCTGCCGCTGCTCAACCGCGTGGCGGGGAGCGGCCGGCCGCTGCTCATTATCGCCGAGGATGTCGAGAACGAGGCGCTGGCGGCGCTCGTGGTCAATCGGCTGCGCGGTGTGCTGCGGGTGTGCGCGGTCAAGGCGCCCGGCTTTGGCGATCGGCGCAAGGCCATGCTCGGCGACATCGCCACGCTCACGGGCGGCACGTTCTTTTCTGAAGATCTCGGCCGCAGTCTCGAATCGATCGAACTTAGCGACCTGGGCAGCGCCAAGAAGATCGTCGTCAACAAGGACAACACCACGATCGTGCAAGGCGCGGGCAAGAAGAAGGACATCCAGGCGCGTGCCGAGCAGATTCGCACCCAGTACGACCGCTCGACGAGCGACTACGACCGCGAAAAGCTGATGGAGCGTCTGGCCAAGCTGACCAGCGGCGTGGCCATCCTCAATGTCGGCGCTGCGACTGAGACCGCGATGAAGGAGCGCAAGGACCGCGTGAAGGATGCTCTCGCCGCGACCCGTGCCGCCGCGAAGGAAGGCTACGTGGCGGGCGGAGGCGTGGCGCTCATTCGCGCGATCGACGCGGTCATCGACGGCCGCAAGAAGGCCAAGGGCGATCAGAAGTTCGGTTTCGACATCGTCGCCGCCGCGCTCGAAGCCCCGGCCAGCCAGATCGCCGAAAACGCGGGTGAAGACGGCGACGTTGTCGTCGAGAAGGTCCGCGAAGGCAAGGGCAACTTTGGCTTCAACGCCGCGACCGGTGAGTTCGTCGATCTCGTCAAGGCCGGCATCATCGATCCGGCCCTGGTCGTGCGCACGGCGCTTCAGAACGCCGCGTCGGTAGCGGGTCTCATGCTCACCACGGATGTGCTCGTGACGGAGCTCAAGGACGAGAAGGAGCCGACCGAAGGCGCCGTGGCGTGA
- a CDS encoding dipeptidase encodes MNTSAILNHLDSQFDASVERLSDWLRIPSVSTDPAFKPDCRRAAQWLADDLKSIGFTASLRDTKGHPVVFAHHPGPKGYEGPHLLFYGHYDVQPPDPLELWDSPPFEPEIVEGPHGQRIVARGAVDDKGQVMTFVEACRAWNEAGGGVPCRITCVIEGEEECGSVNLHEFLKQSRDELVGRDAPGSPCDFAVVSDTGMWDVNTPAITYSLRGLVYLEVFLYGPSRDLHSGLYGGCVPNPINELARIIGLLHDGDRRITLPGFYDDVLPLTKQERQAWAALDFDERAFLDEAGLSQGYGEAGYSLLERQWGRPTCDVNGIKGGYIGQGAKTVISSSASAKISFRLVPDQDPKKITAAFRKWIESQLAPGCRVEVVDHGIGRPCLTPIDHPAMAAARAALKEAMGREAVLIRSGGSIPIVEGFKSVLGLETLLIGFGLNDDRVHSPNEKFELACFRNGQRSHAVLLQRLAALKGR; translated from the coding sequence GTGAACACGTCTGCGATCCTGAATCATCTCGACAGCCAGTTTGACGCGTCGGTCGAGCGGCTGAGCGACTGGTTGCGCATCCCCAGCGTGAGCACCGATCCAGCCTTCAAGCCCGACTGCCGACGCGCCGCCCAGTGGCTCGCAGACGACCTCAAGTCGATCGGGTTCACCGCCTCGCTGCGCGACACGAAGGGGCATCCGGTCGTGTTTGCACACCATCCGGGGCCCAAGGGCTACGAAGGACCGCATCTGCTCTTCTACGGTCACTATGACGTGCAGCCGCCTGATCCGCTCGAGTTGTGGGACTCGCCGCCGTTTGAGCCGGAGATTGTCGAAGGGCCGCACGGCCAGCGCATCGTGGCCCGCGGCGCCGTCGATGACAAGGGACAGGTGATGACGTTCGTCGAGGCCTGCCGCGCCTGGAACGAGGCCGGCGGCGGCGTGCCGTGCCGCATCACCTGCGTAATCGAGGGCGAGGAAGAGTGCGGCAGCGTCAACCTGCACGAATTCCTGAAGCAGTCGCGCGATGAGCTCGTCGGGCGCGACGCACCCGGCTCGCCGTGCGATTTCGCCGTCGTCAGCGACACGGGCATGTGGGATGTGAATACCCCGGCGATCACCTATTCGCTGCGCGGGCTGGTCTATCTTGAAGTGTTCCTGTACGGCCCGAGCCGCGACCTTCACTCGGGCCTGTATGGCGGCTGCGTGCCCAACCCGATCAACGAACTGGCGCGGATCATCGGCCTGCTGCACGACGGCGATCGGCGCATCACGCTGCCGGGGTTCTATGACGATGTCCTTCCTCTCACGAAGCAGGAGCGCCAGGCGTGGGCGGCACTGGACTTTGATGAACGGGCGTTTCTCGACGAGGCGGGACTGTCGCAGGGCTACGGCGAAGCGGGCTACAGCCTGCTTGAGCGGCAGTGGGGCCGACCCACGTGCGATGTCAACGGCATCAAGGGCGGCTACATCGGACAGGGCGCCAAGACCGTCATCTCGTCATCCGCTTCCGCCAAGATCTCATTTCGCCTCGTGCCCGACCAGGATCCGAAGAAGATTACCGCCGCTTTCCGCAAGTGGATCGAGTCCCAACTCGCGCCCGGCTGCCGGGTCGAGGTTGTGGATCACGGCATCGGCCGGCCCTGCCTGACGCCGATCGATCACCCGGCGATGGCGGCGGCGCGCGCCGCCCTGAAGGAGGCGATGGGCCGCGAGGCGGTGCTCATCCGATCCGGCGGATCGATTCCGATCGTCGAAGGCTTCAAGAGCGTTCTCGGCCTCGAAACGCTGCTCATCGGATTCGGGCTCAATGACGATCGCGTGCACTCGCCCAACGAGAAGTTCGAACTCGCGTGCTTCCGCAACGGCCAGCGTTCGCACGCGGTGCTGCTGCAGCGACTTGCCGCATTGAAGGGCCGCTGA